In one window of Photorhabdus laumondii subsp. laumondii DNA:
- a CDS encoding Rpn family recombination-promoting nuclease/putative transposase yields the protein MAKKEKRPHHDGLFKYFLTQPETAREFLSLYLPEEIQSLCDLATLKLEPGSFVDEHLRQLHSDVLYSVETARGQGYIYCLIEHQSTPDPLMAWRLMYYAMLAMAAHLKKGHTELPLVAPLLFYHGEIRPYPYSNRWLDCFTLPEQAARLYRQAFPLVDVSVLSDEEILTHKGVALMELVQKHIRCRDMQEWLLQLVELLNAGYNTTEQRNVVLRYILLNGHTPDLSQFVHQLIEQSPEHETMLMTIAEQLEQKGLERGIKQGIEQGIEQGIEQGIEQGIVQGREEGRAEGKLETARALLRHGVSLDIIVTSTGLSRDKIEMLKH from the coding sequence GTGGCAAAGAAAGAAAAACGGCCTCACCATGACGGATTATTCAAATATTTTTTAACGCAGCCTGAAACGGCCAGAGAGTTTCTATCCCTTTATTTGCCCGAAGAAATCCAGTCGTTGTGTGACTTAGCCACATTGAAACTGGAGCCCGGCAGTTTTGTGGATGAGCATTTACGTCAACTGCACAGTGATGTGTTGTACTCGGTCGAAACGGCCCGGGGACAGGGCTATATCTATTGCCTGATTGAACATCAGTCCACCCCTGACCCGTTAATGGCCTGGCGGCTGATGTATTATGCCATGTTAGCCATGGCGGCTCACCTGAAAAAAGGCCATACTGAACTCCCGTTGGTGGCACCTCTGCTGTTTTATCATGGTGAGATTCGGCCGTATCCTTACTCAAACCGGTGGCTGGATTGTTTCACGCTCCCCGAACAGGCGGCTCGCTTATACCGTCAGGCGTTTCCGTTGGTGGACGTCAGTGTGCTCAGCGATGAAGAGATCCTGACGCATAAAGGGGTTGCCCTGATGGAGCTGGTGCAAAAACATATTCGCTGTCGGGATATGCAGGAATGGCTCCTCCAATTGGTGGAACTCTTGAATGCGGGGTATAATACAACTGAGCAGCGCAATGTGGTGTTACGCTATATTTTACTGAATGGACATACGCCGGATCTCTCACAATTTGTCCATCAACTGATTGAACAATCTCCGGAGCATGAAACGATGTTGATGACTATTGCAGAACAGCTTGAACAAAAAGGGCTTGAGCGAGGTATCAAGCAAGGTATTGAGCAAGGTATTGAACAAGGTATTGAACAAGGTATTGAGCAGGGTATTGTGCAAGGCCGAGAGGAAGGCCGAGCGGAAGGTAAACTGGAAACGGCTCGTGCCTTATTACGGCATGGCGTGAGTTTGGATATTATTGTCACCAGTACCGGGCTGAGCCGGGATAAAATTGAAATGTTAAAGCATTAA